TTTAGCAGACATGTCTAGATACACGAAATGGAATGATGGTGTTCGATACTTGCTGGTGACCTTGGACATTCTTTCACggtatgcatttgtttcaccttTGGTAAACAAGAGACCTGAGACCGTGTTGAAGGCTTTCAAGGAAATAATTAAAGAAAGGAGACCTGAGAAAGTGAGAACAGATGCAGGGAGCGAATTCAAAGGGGCTTTTAATATGTTTCTAGAAAAGGAAAACATAACCCACACGATTGCAcgcaatgaaaacatcaaaagcaattaCGTGGAGCGGTTCAACAGGACGTTGAAATCCTTGATCACTCGATATATGacgcacaaaaacacaaaacattaccTGGATGTTCTCCCCAAATTGGTGGACAACTACAATCACACATTGCATTCGTCGTTACCTCATCTGTCGCCTGCACAAGTCACCGAACAGAACGAGGTGAAAGTTTGGGATCACGTCTACCTCGAACCCTTGAGGAAGAAattcaacaacagcagcagcagcagtagcaacaaATTCAGTAGTAGACCTAAGAGATATCTATTTAAAGTAGGTGATCTGGTTCGCATCTCATATCTCAGGAGACCCTTCAACACAGTGCTCGATCTGAAGTGGACAGAGGAGCTTTTCAAAGTGGCTCGACGCTACAGGAAACAAGGGTTTCATCAGTACAAACTCAAAGATTTCCACGACGAACCCTTGACAGGGTCCTTTTATGCAAACGAGCTGAAGAAGGTCGACAAAGGGGAGGACGCGTTGTGGCAAGTTGAGAAAGTCCTGAAAAGGAAAAAGGTGAAGGGAAAGACTTACGCCCTGGTGCGCTGGCTTGGCTGGCCCAAAAAATTTGACTCCTACGTGTCAGAAAGTGAACTGAAAGaagtgtgaaaaaaaataataattagatTGTCATGGAGAAGTATGTGTTTCTCAAAAGCTCAGACTCCAAAACCACATCGTTCACAGGGAACACGCCCTATCATTTTCGTGTGCAACTCAACTAGAGACTGACATTTGACGGATTCTGGGTGGTGTCCTTGATGGAGTTGAACTTTGGGTCCATAGACATGAGTAAGGTCAAAGATCCCTACGTGGATATTTTGTGTAATCTTTGCGACAGTTCGTTGGTGGGAGAGACTCAGCTGAACTTACTGAGACGGATCGATTTGAGACAGGGTCCTACGTACACCTTTAGCACTGAAATGTGCATGCGTGTCAAATTGAAAGAAACGGACAACATTGAACTGTATTTAAGGAGTGAAAACACTGCCGTTGCTTCATTCTTGTCAGAGGAGACCCACGCCACACTTCACTTGAGACGATATCCTTTTGTGGAGTAATTTACTACCAACaacatcatatatcatcatggAGTCTCGTCCGCTGTACGTTCCTGACTATGCCAAGTTCAAGCACTATTTTGACAACAAACACGTGAGGAAGACTTCGAATCTACTTTACGGGAAAGCCAAAAAAATGGCGATTCCAATTCGACGTCAGGCAGCAGGATCAACGCAACCCCAAACAACCACTGACGTCACTATGCACGTGACATCGGAATCTCAAAGCGAGGTAGACAGAGCCGAAGCCAAAGACAAGAGAGCCAAGGCTATAAAACGCAAAGCGGGCGAGAGATGCGTCACAACGAAGAAAATTCGTCGAACCGAGAACACTACCTCCATCGTCCCTTCGAAAACCGCCAAAGCGCTCAAGTGCACTCCCGTGCGAGAAGATGACATTTTCAGTTAAAAAGAGAACCAAAAGCATGTCTCTCATAAACGACGGGGACTTTGAGGAACTGGTTCCCGAAGCGTTGAATTTGTTTTCACTTCCGCCTTATCAAAGTTCGGTGCAGAAGCATTATTTCGTTAACGTGAGGCCTCTGAGTCAAATCAACGACACGAGCCCGCTGGAGTTTCACGTGTCCAATTCGGGAGCCGACTACATCGATCTGAAAAGGACCCGTCTGCacgtgaaggtcaaggtcactcaaGCCGACGGCACCACGTCGTTGGCAGAAGATGAAAACGTGGCTCCCATAAACTTGTTTATGTCGGCGCTATTTTCTCAAACGTCTGTCTACCTGCAGAATCAGCTGGTGTCTTCGACCAACAACCACTATGCCTACAAGAGCATGATGAAAGCTCTGCTCGGGTACGATGCAGAAGCCAAAAGCACGCAGTTGACCTCACAGCTGTTCTACAAGGACTACGCTGTGAGCAATGCGGACTTGGAAAGCAGTGACGTCACGGGATCGGTCAACAATGGAATGATGACACGTGCCTCTTTTATCGCCAAAAGCAAGGAACTGACCATGTCGGGTCCCATCTTCGAAGACATCTTCGAAATGAACCGTCACTTGATCAACGAAGTGGACATGACCGTGAAAATGTATAGATCAGAACCCAAATTCTGTCTGATCACCAGCGTGACCAGCCACGAATTCAAAGTGCATCTCCTGGATGCTTACCTGCATGTCTGCAAAGTCAAAGTCAACCCCGCTCTGATCTTCAACTCCCTGTTCAAAAAGTCTAACGCCCTCTACCCATACACGAAGAgcgaggtcaaggtcaccagcaTCCCGACATCACAGCTGAGTCATTCCATCGACAACGTCTCCAACCCCATGGCCAGCCGTTATATCGTTGGCTTGGTCGAATCGGCCTCTCTGAATGGTTCATACGATCGCAACCCATACAATTTTTTATCCTCGATGGTGAAAAAGATGACCCTCTACGTCGACGGTGCCAGTGTGCCAGGTCAGCCGACCGAAGCGGACGATGTCGCCACTTATGTCAGCATGCTCGATGGTATGGGTTTGTGGGCGGAAGGCAAGGGCAACGGCATCAGCAGAAGCGAGTTTCTCCTGGGAAGTGCCCTCTACGTCTTTGACCTGGACAAGATTTGCGCCGATTCGGAATACCTCAATTTGGTGAAGTCTGGAGACGTGAGGCTGGAACTGGAGTTCAAATCAGCCCTCACTCAACCGCTGAGCTGCATTGTCATGACTCAGAGAAACTCTCTGATTGAGATCGATAAAGCGCGGAACGTGTTTGTCAAGTAGAACGTCAGATGAAGGCTTCGGAGCTTTGGTGCGCTGTCCAGTGCGATTCCAGCTTACAGAGACACGTGTTGGGCGTGTACGCCAAAAATACCCTACCACTCTCCATCCCTGACAACATGCTTGCCCGAGGTGTGGGTCTTATCGTCAATACCGAGATAAGACAAAGCAAAGGTCGTCATTGGATCGCCATGGTCATCAAAAATATGGGTATCTCGTTGTGGATGCTTCCCTACACGCCGACGAACGCTACGGACGATTGCGCACAAGCATATTCCCGGATGACATCTGCACGGTGTACTTACCTAAGTAGTCATAAAAATAAATCAGACCTCATTCTCCAAGTCAAATCATTTGTGCGCTGGCTGTGACATGAACAAGAAGGAATATTCTTGGATCTCAGTGGCTTACCCGCCTGGAGAAGCAGAAGTGACACTGCTTCAGTGTGACACCTGGTACGTGGACAAGTCGGAGGCTATCAACAATCTTAAAAGCGTCATCAAAACTCGTGGTATCGACATCCCGGATCGTTTGGGAAGTGCCGTCCACTTTGTGACTGTTCGTAAAAGAATTCAATTGTGACAGTATCATTGATATCAATATTGGTATATCTAACCAAACAACCAATATGGCCGATCTGCTGGAGAAACAAAAGACATttctacattcactggagcaagtaaacacaaaacaaaggaAGGCGCTGCTCACCCATCTCTCGAGCGAACAATTCAAAGCCATTATCACCTTGATCTACAACATTTTGAGAGGAAACATTACACTCTCTGACGCTCATAAAACCCAACTGCGAAGACACAAGAAGCTCATTCGGACACTAGGGAGCAAGACAGTAGGAGGTCGTGAAAAACGTCAACTCCTAAtcgatcatcactacatactacGGACTTGCATAAGGTCGCTGTTTCAGCACTATTCGCTTGCCTCGAGAGACAGTAACAAGCTTGACCATGACCAAGCCCATGGTTCTCTTGACGAGGGACACCTACCAGAGGCTGTTGTCGGAACGGGAAGAACGGGAGACACCAGCGGAGAAGACTCGAGTGACAGCGACACCATCGATAGCACCAGTGACAACGACACCAGTGACACCAGCATCTGTGACAGCGACTGAACAGTCTGAGGACAACAACGACCAATCGATGACAGCAGAAGGGAACAACGTTGAAAATAGCAAAAAATTAGACATCAACAGTGACATTCTGCTACGCGTTTCCGATCGACTTCTCAAGAACATTTCTTCAGCAAAAACGATGGGGAAATTGATGACTCTGTGGCTCTTTCTCAAGAACAAAATCGAGTCAAATGACCTGCGTGTgaatgataatttggaaatgatGTCGGCAGATGGAAAATGGTTAAAAGGTTCAAACCTTGTGAAACTTGTTCGTTTTGCTATTCTCCACTCTCCTATGGTCAAAATACCACGTGCTTACAAGGAATTTCGCAAAGTGTTGCGCAGTTTACACGTACCAAAGCGTCTCATGAGGACTATCAGTGGAAAAAACATGGAGGTTCCTGGAACAAAAAGATTGCTAGTGAAGAGTAAACCAGGTCTTGGCGCTCCTGGTGAGCGGGACTTTGGAAAGTTAGACAAATTTTAGAATGTCAAAATCTTGGTGTAAATTTTTGTATGCGACAAATCGTTtgtaattgaaaaaaaaaaaaaaaaggataataaaatataatacatatatgtttCTCTGTGTTGTATTTTCACCAAGATCAAATCTCATGCATATTCCATTGTTCATTAACATGGTGGGTTAAAATGATGATCATGATCAAGATCTCTCtaacatattacaatattatGAAACCAATGGTAATTGGTTTCATAAAGGAGTATAATATTAAGTGAAATATGAATTTAGAATTTAGAGAGCACCAGTCGAGAGCCTCACATGATCGACAAACTCCTGCCTCGCCACATTGACACATCCGGTAGAGAACCTCACACtgacgaaaaaaaaaaaaattacgaTATTTTGACAACTTGTTAATGAATTCCTACAGACATAAACACGTGTATAACTGAGTGAAATATTCATTGAGAATGTACAGTGCACTAGTGAAGAACCTCACATGACAGAGAACGCTAGTCTCCTGCCTCGCCACACTGACACATCGGAATAGATCGAGTGTCATGCTGTTGGAAAGTCTAGTCAAAAAGATTAGGATATTACGACAAATAGTAAATGAATTCATAACAATATAAACACACGTATATGGTTGAGTCAACACGAATTGAACACGTACAGTGCACTGTGGAGAGTCTTACTGCCTCTCGTCATATTGACACACTCGTATAGAGCCTCAGGTTAACTGTTCAGAATGGAGTTGGCTGTGTTGACACAGTAGGCATACATACTCAATGTATTGCCAAAACACAGAGTTCTGACAGAGCGTTCTAAATTAACGACAACCATAACAACAAGAGTGATGCACTTGATATGGATTAAAACTTACATAAAGATGTGTCGAGGTTTGTAGGTTCATTCCTCGAGAATCCCCTCAAACGTAACAATGTGTGGACTATGCACCGTTTCCACCCCTCGTGTTTACATTGATGAATGCGTTTTGACGAATGTTTTTCCAAATCAGTCATGTACTCGAGTTcgacatatttcatttcttgtAGAAACATACAAGGTTTGGGAGGGTTTCAATGTTTGGTTTTTCGTCACACATTTTCATCATGAAATTCAATGAATATATTTAGTGAAGGGGAGGGCTGACAAAACCGAGTTTAATTTGTTTAGGCAAACCATTAGAGATGTTTACAATTGTCCGTGAAATAATGCCATGGAAAACACTTCTAGTACATGATTGTATGGTTTGATCCAACCTCTGACATACTTGTTCCTTACATAAAGTTTATGTAAACGCAAAGGAGATGGTCTATAAACAATAAATCTAAAACGTAAAATTCTTTCCTCTTTTCGCTTTGTCACACCTTCATCACCGTACTTTCACGAAGTTGCACCGATGTCGTGAGAATATAAACATATGTCTTCTCCTTGCAAAAAAAAAAGTAAACAGTTTTTATACACTTCAAAAAGTTTAACGTGGGGGTTGCGTGACTAAATGTAAGTAAGGGTGTATGTTTTATAGTTAGAATGTTTTATAAAGTAAATATTAGTCATGGGTGGATTTTTACTAGAGAAACGTTTTCTCAAATAATAGAATGCGTAGAACGGAAATTTTTTGGTGTGTAAATTAAACATTGAAGTTTGATAGTAAAAAAAGACTTTCTACCGAGAGTTTCATCTCATATCTCTTCTGACCAACCATGAGCTTCCAGCTACTTGTTAACTCTTCAAAAACAGCGTTCCGATTCCTACTTGGGAATAACATTCAAACTGATCAAATTTTAGGGGAGCGAGTTTCATCCCAACTAACATCAATTTTATCCTACTTCTTGGATGAATTGTGTATGCACCAAGCTTCACCAGTCAACTCTAATTACTGTGGTCTTGTGACTTTGGTGATTGATGATCACCTGTTTAGTTTAGACAGATATCAAAAAACTCTGTCTATACAAACGAAAAACTGTGCGATCATATCAATACTTGATGTCAGTGAAATCAAGGATGCTGTAGCCCTTCTTCACAAGGGCGAAGCCGAAGTGGCTGCAGCAAAAGCAACAGAAGAATTTAACACCAGATATCAACACTTAAACTAATGTAAGTATGAAgacatgtatattatattagATAAGTAAAATTTCAAGAGCCTCACCAAACTTGTGTACTTATCAGCTATTTACTTATCCAAACTTATGAAaatatttgcaagtaatatgATATAACACATATCGTCGAGTTGTAAATAAGATGTTTCTTCGGTGGGAGACTGACACCTGCAAATCATGTCAAATTAGATGTCTTTATGGTGAGTGCTAATTAGTTTGGTATTTTTCCGGTCgaaatttgtgatttaattacttctgggggggggggggggggggggggggaccaTGAGAAAACGTTTACTGAAGTCGTATTGGTCACTTTTTTTCCGATTTCGGTtaacaaaaagtgaaaataatcaTCATTATTAAAAGTATTTGCCAAACCTATAGAAATGAGTTTTACTGGTCGTATGTGCTTGGTTTTAGAGGTCGTTACATCTACGTTTTACActgtatatattccaaatcttTGCATTCCCGAATAATATCATACTTCATTTTCTGATATGGACTATAGGGAGTATAGTGGGACTCGCGGAGTCAACAGTGGAACAGTTTATAGTCTGTTTCTCGCTCCCATCTTCATAGAGTTTTACTATACAGATATATTAATATACAGTGGGGCTGTGAACAATTCGACGCTTTTGGGAGCGGATAAAAATGTAGGGATTGTACAGCATGTTTCAGAGTCCATTGTATACGATAAAAGTGAACATGACTTCACTTGCGACAAATACGCACTTAATACGCTTGAATTATTTCTTGCACGAAAGTATCCTTTTAAAGGCTATATATTTAATCAATTTTCTGTAATACAGTATAAGCGAAAGTAACATATATAAACATCTTGTTCAAATATACTTAGCACCGAAATACACAATGTACAAGAGACATTTACATTACAGTCCTAAACAAACATTATATGAATCCGAGGTAGGAGGTGTAGTGTTGAGAGATTAAATTATCAAATTAGTTTGAGATCCCAAACAATAATTCATGTCTACATTACCACACATGGTTTTGACCAGAACATGATTACAAAGAAGAAAATTTGGCCCCACTAGACAACGGTACAATGTGTTTCACCTACGCTCGATAAATTAAATTGGTAATGACATTTATGTCAACATAGATACAATGTATAGGACTGTTGGATAGAAACAATGTACTTACAAGTTTATGGGGGCAATCGTATGAATGTGTTGGATGATGGAAACAGAGTCACACATTGATCCTTAAAGATAAAGAGATCAAAAGGACACCGCTCCCCATGCACGTGCTTTCCATGAAAGCTATGATGGGTTGTGACGGGTTTGGggctattttatttttaatttggtCATTCTTGGTATTGCATTTAAGAAGACAGCATGTTACCGATTCTGCTTATCCTGCTGTTCGTTGGGGTGAATGCTACGTCCTTTAATGGGCAGTTTTGTAGCTTCACCCCACGACAAATTGTGTGTAGGGCCGGCGGGGGTACCTACACTCACTTACATGGTACCCCCTACCTGAAAATTAGCAGTATTTGGCTAACGGGAAAAAGGGATCGACTTGAAATAGACATGAGTCTCTTCCCACGGCTCAAGGTAAGTATTTATTCAACATATTAAGAATGAATCTAAAGGAATACGTTTAAGTCTTAGTCTCTGTGTCAGAGTTTTAATGCTATGTCAATAAACAAGAATAAAGATTTGTAGACGCAGCATATAAATGTGTCTTCATCTCTTCAACCTAATATGGTGGTCAAATGTGAATAACGAACAATGGATATAGCGAACTAAATTCCTTGGTTCCAtggagttcgttatatccatgTTTTACTGTATTATTATTCAATACTACTCGTTCAGCTACATCATTTTGTTGCAAAGTCAAACAATTTTTTCCCAACACTCTCATCAAAAGGGGAACACCATCCGATAATATTTATTGTATGATGAAATAATTCAAGCGTACACACCAGTAGCCGAAATCCTCACATTGCGCCTCAGCTTAAATGCGACAGGTGAATGTGTTGAGTGTTCGCCATGTGCGATGTGATTAATTGAGGCATGACTACACTGGAGGGTTGATGAAATGCAAGAcaaattttttattttgtttttatttatttacttttaaatagtaaaaatatataaaaaatgatATTGTTTCAGTCAATTCTTGGAGAAGGTGTGAGGTGTGGAGACCTTCGTGGAGACGTGGAAAGGGTCTCCATCAATGGTCGGCCTTGTGAAGGTAAAAACAAAAAGTACATGCAAATGATTAAATATGTGTCAAAGCGTGCGTCTACTGTTTATTCGAAGAGTAATTCACACGTTATCCATGTATGAAACAAACCACCCTTGGATTGTTAGGTCTTAACTAGTTTAatcaaagtatatatttgtttcaccaGAATACAACACAGTTGCATTTTacgaaaaaaaaatgttcattgatTATAGTACCATTTCATTttcgtgttttttgttttaatctTTAATCGTGGACAGTGTGAGAGCAACACAAGTAATGTTATTCTATGATTATAAACAATATGCGATGTACCTGTGATACGCATGCAGTAAAGTTCattaacatttttcagaaaGTAGACGTTCGACCATAACAGCAACGTCaacgacaacatcaacaacaaaaacatcaacatcatctacaacaacaccaacaacgtCAAAAACACCacaccaacatcaacaccaacaTCATCGACAACGTCAGCaacgacaacatcaacaacgTCAACGACGCCAACGCCAATGACGGCAACACCAACGTCAACAACACCAACGCCAACAACAACTCTCACTACTTACAAAAACACTTCTACTGCAAAATCTACTGCtggtacaacaacaacaataacaacaacacctactactactactactgttgctgcttttgctgctgctgctactactactactactactactactactgtgaCTACTACCACCCCAACCACTACCACATTCACTAAAATCACAACTTCTCTTGATTccgctactgctgctgctgcttctagtatttgtactgtagcctccactactgctgctgctattgcTACTGCTAACGCTTCATTAACTTCTTACAATATTACAGCCCCCAGCTCTACCCGAAActacgatgacgatgatgatgaaacaGAAATTACTAAACTAATAGGAGGTATTATCAGTTTACCACTTACAATAGTGATTGCAATTTCATCATTCTTCGTTTATAAAAAATGGAAGGGACGACGTCAACGTCATGTTAATGATTATCATATTGAAAGTCCGATTTATCTAAAAACTGTTCAAAGTAGTAGTGTGTAACCTATCACTTATTAATATCCATATCGTATACGTCCTATGGATCATATAAATGACATATGCCCTtcttttttctctttctttctaTTTTTGTCTCTTTTCGGTTTTTTCAGATGTGGGGTCGCTTAGAGCGACTGTGATCTCATTGGTGGTGTTTGGTGTCGTCGCGATTGCGTCTGGTGTTGCCTTCCGATTTAGGAAAGCAATACTCAGACGCTGTCGTAGACGTCACCAGCACAACTTGTATGAGCAGCCAGTGGAGCGTGCTCCAATCCCTCCTCCTCTGCCACCCCTCCCTAGACCTATCCCTTCCCAACCCCTGCTTCTATCTGCAACAAACCCTCTCGCTTTCGAAATGACTCATTCTCCCACACCCTCTCTTTTCCACACATCTGATCACCCCACTCCAGTCTCTCTTGCTCAACCCACCTCAGTCACTACCACTCTTCCCTCACCTGACCCCTCCCATGATCCAGACCTTTCCCATCTGCAATCCCCGCTCCTGCCATCACCCCTCCGGATTCCCTCTTTCCCGTCAATGCTAGATGCCATTGTGTCAACACCCCCCTCCCCCGCTCGCCCCGaccctgactcactcactcactcccatcaGCCACACATCAAAGTCAACACCTGCCTCCTCCGGTCGCTCTGACCCAGTGTCGGACCTGGCTGTGCTCAGCGAAACACCCGCCTCATCCTCTCGCCCAGGCCAggctactcactcactcacccaggcCAGACAAGTGCCATCCCTCAGCGATCTGGCCACTGATGCTTTCTTATTTAGTCCAACCCCTAAAACCTCCACACACGCTTCGGGCTCCTCAACACACACCACCGCCATCCTTACGACCCCCATCATGTCAGCTGGTGTCTCACCACTCACCGTCACCACCACCCAAACGTCAGTGTCAACTGTCGTCACCTCTCGCCCTCCTCACCCAACGTCCATGCCAACAGATATCGGTGCCTGTCGACTTGACCAAGCGCTCCTACAAGATGATGCCGCGGATCTGGGGCGACATCTGATGGAAACAACTCCACCACCTGAGGAGGATCATGTGCGTCGGCTTGTGGGGAGACCAACACGACTGAGACGTGTGCCCGACAGATTAAATCTGTAAACAGTGAACCTGAGTGATgtggtgaaaaaaaaaaaatgtcctcTGCTAATGATGTATCCTCTAtccatgtatgtttgtgtttatttccaTATTAATAGACCCAATCGGAGACTGATACTGTCGTATTTCTTTCAATAATATCTAAAATGTTGTATTACGATCGTATAGGGGACTCAAGAAAACTTGTCA
This genomic stretch from Haliotis asinina isolate JCU_RB_2024 chromosome 4, JCU_Hal_asi_v2, whole genome shotgun sequence harbors:
- the LOC137280952 gene encoding uncharacterized protein F54H12.2-like, whose protein sequence is MSLINDGDFEELVPEALNLFSLPPYQSSVQKHYFVNVRPLSQINDTSPLEFHVSNSGADYIDLKRTRLHVKVKVTQADGTTSLAEDENVAPINLFMSALFSQTSVYLQNQLVSSTNNHYAYKSMMKALLGYDAEAKSTQLTSQLFYKDYAVSNADLESSDVTGSVNNGMMTRASFIAKSKELTMSGPIFEDIFEMNRHLINEVDMTVKMYRSEPKFCLITSVTSHEFKVHLLDAYLHVCKVKVNPALIFNSLFKKSNALYPYTKSEVKVTSIPTSQLSHSIDNVSNPMASRYIVGLVESASLNGSYDRNPYNFLSSMVKKMTLYVDGASVPGQPTEADDVATYVSMLDGMGLWAEGKGNGISRSEFLLGSALYVFDLDKICADSEYLNLVKSGDVRLELEFKSALTQPLSCIVMTQRNSLIEIDKARNVFVK